AGCCAATGGGAGATCAGGGGCGGGGCGCCGAGCCAATAGCGCGGGCTGGTTTGATTCAAAGGTGCCTATAAAAATCTCAGGCGACCGTCGCACTTCAGTGGACCCTCGCCGAGCGCTGCCATGGCTGCTCACTGTGAGCTGTTGGACGAGCTTCCCGCGGCCTGCCTGTCGCCGTGCGGACCGCCCAACCCCGCCGAGCTGTTCAGCGAGGCGCGGCGCCTGGCTCTCGAGCAGCTGCTGGCCGGTGGCCCCGAAGCCTGGGCCGCCTTCCTTAGGCGCGAGCGGCTGGGCCGCTTCCTCAACGCCGATGAGGTGCGCGCGGTCCTGGGCGCCGCCGAGCGGCCGGGCGAGGATGGCGCGGCGGTGGCCGAGGACTCGTTCGGCTCCTCACACGACTGCTCGTCGGGCACCTACTTTCCCGAGCAGTCGGACCTGGAGCCGCCGGCCTTGGAGCTGGGCTGGCCCGCCTTCTACCGGGGCGCTTACCGCGGTGCCACGCGCGTCGAGGCGCATTTCCAGCCCCGCGGCGCTGGCGCGGGCGGCCCGTACGGCTGCAAGGATGCGCTGCGCCAGCAGCTGCGCTCCGCCCGAGAGGTGAGCGCCCCCTCCACCCTTC
The Microtus pennsylvanicus isolate mMicPen1 chromosome 2, mMicPen1.hap1, whole genome shotgun sequence DNA segment above includes these coding regions:
- the Fam83d gene encoding protein FAM83D isoform X2 — encoded protein: MAAHCELLDELPAACLSPCGPPNPAELFSEARRLALEQLLAGGPEAWAAFLRRERLGRFLNADEVRAVLGAAERPGEDGAAVAEDSFGSSHDCSSGTYFPEQSDLEPPALELGWPAFYRGAYRGATRVEAHFQPRGAGAGGPYGCKDALRQQLRSAREVIAVVMDVFSDIDIFRDLQEICRKRGVAVYILLDQALLSHFLDMCMDLKVHPEQEKVSDDSADYYRKYLLCKVRNKGCWEGS